The Aerococcus christensenii genome segment AAACTCATAGAAATTTGCCAAGAAAATAAAGATTACGGCTATCGGCGTATGACCGCTGCGCTGAAAAATCAAGGCTTTCTGATCAATAAGAAAAAAATTCAACGACTCATGCAAAAATTAAAGCTTCAAGTTACTTCATACACGAGAAAAAGTCGAAAATATAATTCTTATAAAGGTAAATATGGTCGAATAGCGCCTAATAGAATCCATCGTCGTTTCTGCACCTCGATTCCTCACCAAAAGGTGACAACTGACACGACTGAATTTAAATATTACGAAGTCGATAAAAAGGGGCGTATGACGATGCACAAGCTGTATTTAGATTCCTTTATGGATATGTTTAATAGCGAAATCTTAAATTATAGTATCGATAGAAGCCCTTCTGCTATCAATGTGATGGCAGCTTTAGATCAAGCCATTCAAGTAACATCAGATTGTCCTTATCGTCGTACTTTTCATTCAGATCAGGGTTGAGCTTATCAGATAAAAAGTTATACAGATCACTTAAAGGCAGAACGAATTTTCCAAAGTATGTCCAGGAAAGGCAACTGTCACGATAATTCAGTGATGGAAAACTTTTTTGGCTTACTAAAACAAGAAATTTATTATGGGGTTATCTATTACAGTTACGAAGAATTAAAATCCGACATAGAGAAATATATCAAGTACTATAACGAAAAACGAATCAAAGAACGACTAGGATGGATGAGTCCTGTTCAATATCGGATCAGCCTTACGGCTGCAAAAAAAAAACGTAGCAGTCGATAAAACTACTACGTTTAAAAAAGTCTAACTTTTTTGGGTTACATCATCGTTAGGTACATTAGCACTTCTTTTTTATGAGCTATAATGCAGGAAATGGGAGTCGAACCCACACTTCGTTAGAAACTGCCGCCTGAAGACAGCGCGTCTGCCATTCCGCCATTCCTGCTTAATACATTTATTTTATTACTAGTAGTGAAGATTTGTAAAGAGTAAATGTAAAGAGAATAAATTTATGAAAAGGAAGGAATGATTTAAAGAATAGGTGGTTTGTAAGCTCTTAAAAAATTTAAATTTAGGCTTAAAAGAAAAAATTCTATCAGAAATGACTTGTTATTATGTCTATTTTTTGCTAAAATGTATTATCGTGAGTATGAAATACTCTCCTTGTTCTTATTTAAGTAAGAACCATTAAGACCAAAAGGAGGTGCGACAGTGATGAATGAAAATGCAACAAAATATGAAGTATTATATATCATCCGTCCAAATATTGAAAGTGATGCTAAAGAGGCATTGATCAAACGTTTCGATGATGTTTTAACTTCTAACGGAACAATAATCACCAAATCAGAAGATTGGCAAAAAATTCGTTTTGCATATGAAATCAATGATTTCCGTGAAGGTGTTTACCACATTATTGAATGTGAAGCAACAGATGCAGAAGGTATCAACGAATTTGATCGGCTTGCTAAAATCAACGATGATATCTTACGGCATATGATTACCAAAGTAGAAGCTGAATAATAAAGTAAACAGATTTCGTAAGAGAGGGGTCGTTGTATGATTAACAACGTTGTACTAGTCGGACGATTAACACGAGATGTTGATTTACGTTATACGCAAAGTGGCACAGCAGTGGCTAATTTTACGGTAGCTTGCGATCGAAATTATCGAAATGCTCAAGGTGAAACACAGACAGATTTTATATCTTGTGTGATGTGGAGAAAATCTGCAGAGAATTTTGCGCGTTTCACAAGAAAAGGGTCATTAGTAGGTATTGAAGGAACCATTCAAACAAGAAGTTACGATAATCAACAAGGACAGAAAGTTTATGTTACAGAAGTTTTAGCGAATAATTTTAGTTTGTTAGAATCTAAAAGTGTTACAGAACAAAGACCTAGTTCGAATAATAATGTAATTGCTGGTGGAACAACTAATTTTGATGGAAATAGTTATAATCAGCCGTTTCCAAATTACGATCAACAAGATTCTTCTCCAAATAAAACAAACAGCTTTAATGGAGTAGCGGATCCATTTTCAACAGAGGATACAAATCCGTTTCCTTCTGAGAATCTTTCGGATAATAATGCCTCTATTAATATAGCTGATGATGATCTCCCATTCTAGGGAATGGAAAAAGGAGGATATGAAGATGGTACAAAATCGTCGTCGTGGTGGACGTAGACGTCGCAAAGTTTGCTTTTTCTGCGCAAACCATATGGACTTTGTAGATTACAAAGATATCGATTTATTGACACGTTATGTTTCTGATAAAGGTAAGATTTTACCTCGTCGTGTAACAGGAACATGTGCAAAACATCAACGTACTTTAACATTAGGTATTAAACGTGCGCGGATTATGGCTTTATTACCATTTACCGTTTCTGAATAATAAATTTAAAGTGTTGCTGTAGATGACGTTGATGTCTCTACTTTTGTTTCTATTTTAAAGAATAAATAGAATGGCTACACAATTTAGCATATATAAGTAAATATTTTTTATTTTAACGAAAGTCCCTTTTATAGGGACTTTTTTGTTATCATCAAAATTTGGATGGAAGAGTCACGTATGGGGGATAAGAGTTTTGATATTAAACACATGTGTATAAAAGTTACACGTGAAACTATTAAAATGTGAATTTGTGGATAATTATGTGGATAATACGGCCCCCAAACAGGCGTTTATAGCTTTTCCACAGAATTTTTACTTCAAACGTATCCATATTTTTAGTTGAGCTGTGAATAACTTATAGAGAAACATAAAGCATGAAAAAGAGAATGAATAATAGATAATATTTGACAATGAAATTCTTTTTATTACTATTTTTACTGATTTATTGAATAAGGGTGAGAGTTATCTATATCTATGGAAAGCTTTGATGAAATTTTTAAATATTTTTGAGAGTTAAAAAATAAGATTGAATGAAAAGAAAGAGAAATATGGGGGAAAAGTACTAAAAAAATATTTTATTTTTAATATTAAATATAATAAATTACTTGAAAAATTTGAATAGATTAGTTGTGAGGAAGAAAGAGTATTTACGAAATTTAATTCGTTAAGAATTAAAATTTGGTACCTATAAAATACTGATGGTATATATAGGTGAGTTATAAATTAAATCAAGGCTGACTTTTTTGTAAAGTTAAAGAAATTTTATTTTCATTGAATATTAGGTTTAGGACTTTAGATGGAACTTTTTTTGATGTATTACGGGATGTTGTTATATTTGGATTTTTCACTGAAATTTTGTTTTATGAAGTGAAATTTTTGAAATTTAATAAATATTATTCTCCCATTGTCAAATCTAAAAATATATGAAGTAATTCATATTCCAAACTGCATGCGGTTTTGTTCTGTGATCACGATTCTTTTCCAACTTAACATCCCTTTGAAAAGAAAATGAAAAAAACTTTTTAGGGAGAAATAAGAAAATGCTCAAAAAGAGTTGTTAGGAAGGGGGTGTAAGTGTTGTGATAGTTTGTAATTTTTGAATTTAGAGATAAAATTTGGATGGAAATTTAGATGGAAAATAAAATAATATCTACGTTTTTATTACTTAAATGTTTCACGTGAAACATTTAAGTATAAGTGGATAATACTAAGTAAATAAGTAGAGGAATAATGTTTAGAAAGTCTTAAAAATATGGTAAAATAAAGGCAATCTTACCTTGTAAAGGAAGGAAAGTCACATGGAGGATCATAAAAGAAAAATTAATAAAAATAAAAACAGCCAAGTCTCATTTTTATGGAGTAAATCGGCTGTTTTTGTCCCACTTGTGTTAGCCTTATTATTAGTAATTTCTGCATTTGGAATGTTAATGCACAGTAATCTTATGATTGCAGGGTTATCCTTTCTAATGATTGTAATTGCTGGAATTTTAGTATATGCAGCATTTAAGCAAGCGGAAAAAGCATTTAAAGAAAAGATTTTAACTTTAACAGAGGATATAAATAGTATTGAAAATGAAATTCTATTACAAATTCCTTTAGGAATTATTTTATTTGACGATGATGAAAGTATTCGCTGGATGAATCCATATATGCAAAACTTCTTTAAAAATAGTGAAGCACTAGGAAATAAAATATCTGAAGTTGATGATTCTTTATTTTCAATTTACACGGATTTGAAAAAAGAAAGTCAATTTACGCATAAAGGAATTTCTTGGGAAAATCATTATCTTAATGTAGGACTCTTACAAGACCAACATGCAATGTACTTATTAGATATTACGGAATATGGTGAAATTGCGGAAATTGCTGATAAAAATCGCCTAGTTATTGGTAATATTTTGATTGATAATTATGATGAAAATATTTCTGGATATACAGACAGACGTAAATCTAATGTAGATAATTTTATAACTAAACAATTCGCAGCTTGGGCGAGAAAATTTGGGAGCTTTGTAAAAAGATTAGATGATGATCGTTTCTTATTGGTATCTACATATGGAAAATTACTAAAGATGGAAGAAGATAAATTTTCTATTATTGATAGTATTCGAGAAGCAACTTTAAAAGCTAATTTTCCTATTACGATATCAATAGGGGTTTCTTATCAAGATAAATTAGAAACAACCCCGGACATTGGAAAAATGAATGAATTAGCCCAAACCAATCTTGATTTAGCGCTAAGTCGGGGTGGCGATCAAGTTGTTGTAAAAATTGAAAATGAAAAAGCAAGATATTATGGTGGAAAAACAAATCCAATGGAAAAGCGCACCCACGTTCGTTCTAGACAAATCGCTATGTCGATTGCAAAAATGATGGAAAGAAATGAATCTATTTTTGTTATGGGGCATGACTATCCAGACATGGATGCTATAGGAGCATGCTTGGGCATTCGAAGAATAGCAGAAATGAATCAAAGAAAGTGCTATATCATTTTAAATGAAAGTAGAATTAATCATGATATTGAAAAATTATTAGTCGAATTAAGAAAAGATGAAAACATTCGGAATTCGATTATTTCGCCAGAAATGGCTGATGAGATGATGCAAGCTTCTTCGCTATTATTTATAGTTGATGTACATCGTCCATCAATTACTGTGGCTCCTAAATTAATTGAAAAAGGAAATGGAGTTGTAGTGATTGATCACCATAGAAAAGGTGAAGAATTCCCAGAAAATGTTTTATTAGAATATATTGAACCATATGCTTCTTCAACGTGTGAATTAATCACAGAATTCTTTCAATATCAATCTACCTCTTCACAATCCATTAATCGAATTGAAGCTACTACAATGCTTGTGGGGATTATTATTGATTCACGTAATTTTAGTTTAAGAACGGGATCGAGAACTTTCGATGCGGCTTCATATTTAAAATCTTGTGGGGCAGATTCAATCATGATTCAAGAATTTTTGAAAGAAGATCTATCTGATTATATCAAGAGAAGTCAATTAATAGAAAATGTAGAAATATTTCCTCCGTATTATGGTATTGCTATTGGGGATGATCATACAGTTTATTCTACTGTTGTAGCTGCTCAAGCTGCTGATACTTTACTCTCTATGAATGGAATTGTAGCTTCTTTTGTCATTTATTTAAGAGAGGATAAAAGAGTGGGCATTTCGGCACGCTCAATGGGAAATGTTAATGTTCAGACGATTATGGAAAAATTAGGAGGTGGAGGCCATTTATCTAATGCAGCAACTCAAATTAGTGGAATGTCTGTGACTGAAGCTAAAGATGCGTTGTTAGAAGTGATTAAAGGCGATGATTCAACAGAATAAATCACAAATATCTTTTAAAATGCTATATAATGTTGTGAATCACCTTGAAAACAAAAAAGATAGTAATTAGGAGGAATTAAAATGAAAGTTATTTTTTTAGAAGATGTTAAGGGGCAAGCTAAAAAAGGCGAAGTAAAAGAAGTAAATGCAGGATATGCTCAAAATTTTTTAATAAAAAAAGGATTAGCAAAACAAGCCGATAATGCCGCGTTGGCTGCTTTAAAAGGTAAAAAAAAGGCGGCTGAAAAAGAGGCGGCTGAAGAATTAGATAAAGCTAAACAATTAAAAGAAACATTAGAAGATGAAAAAACAGTGGTTAAGATTATAGCTAAAGGGGGAGAAGATGGTAGATTATTTGGCTCTGTGACTTCTAAACAAATTGCGCAAGCTTTAAACAATCAATATAATATAAACGTAGATCGCCGAAAAATCGATCTTCCAAATCCTATAAGAGCGTTTGGCTACAGAAACGTGCCAATTAAATTGCATCAAAAAGTAGATGCTGTAATCCGTGTACATGTAGGAGAATAAATTAGGTAGTTTAAAAACTCGTTTACGAACAGTGTGCGTAAGCGAGCTTTTTTTAGTATAATAATAAGGATTGAACAAGAAAGGAGAGAAAGCGATATGGCAGATGATCGATTAATAGATCGCATACCTCCACAAAGTATCGAAGCAGAACAAGCAGTTTTGGGATCAGTGTTATTAGATCCGAATGTTTTTGCTAGTGTGAATGAATTTATTGATGCAGCTGATTTTTATAAAAGAGCCCATCAATTGATTTTTAACGTAATGTTATCTTTAAATGAACAACAAGAAGGCATTGATGCTATTACTGTTCAAAACGAACTTCAAAAGAAAAATATGTTGGAAAATATAGGAGGAGCGGACTATATTTATGAATTAGTAGCTAGTACTCCAACAGCAGCTAATGCAGAGTATTATGCGAAAATTGTTGAAGGAAAATCTTTGCTTAGGAAATTGATTCATGCCTCTAACAAAATTGTAGAATCTTCTTATGGAGAGCAGTCAGATGTCACTGAGATATTAGATGAAGCGGAAAAAGAGATTTTAAATGTTTCTCAAAATAGAAATCGAACAGGGTTTCAACACATAGGAGAAATTTTAAATGAATCATTAGACCATATCGAAGAATTGTCTAAACAAGATCAAACAGTAACGGGCCTAGCATCAGGTTATCCTGCTTTAGATAGAATGACAGCTGGATTACATCCCGATGAATTAATTATCATTGCTGCTCGACCGGGCGTTGGTAAGACAGCCTTTGCATTAAATATTGCACAAAATGTTGCTACAAAGCAAAATGCGGTTGTTGCTTTGTTTAGTTTGGAAATGGGAGCTGAATCTCTTGTTAATCGTATGCTTTGCGCAGAAGGTAATATTGATGCAGGCAGATTGAGAACAGGACAATTATTAGATTATGAATGGTCATCGCTTATGGTGGCTATGGGTGCTTTAGGTTCTTCAGAAATCTATATTGATGATACACCTGGAAATCGGATGGCAGAAATTCGTGCAAAAGCAAGACGGTTATATCAAGATAAAGGAAATCATTTAGACCTTATTGTTATTGATTATTTGCAACTTATTGAAGGCGGTCGACGAAATGAGAATCGTCAACAAGAGGTTTCTGATATTTCACGGCAACTAAAGAAGTTAGCTAAAGAACTCCATGTTCCTGTGATTGCTTTGTCTCAATTATCTCGGGGTGTAGAACAAAGGCAGGATAAACGACCGGTTTTAAGTGATATTCGAGAATCTGGTTCGATTGAACAAGATGCTGATATTGTAGCTTTCTTATATCGTGAAGATTATTATGAACGTGAAGACGGGGAAGAAGAGAAGGAAAAAGAAGATAATAATATTATTGAAATTATCATCGAAAAAAATAGATCAGGGGCAAGAGGCACTGTAAAATTGATCTTTACTAAAGAATATAATAAGTTCTCTTCGGTTACTTTCAGAGAAGAAGAATAATCGACGATAGTATTTGAAGAAAAAAGTTGTAAAGAAATTAGATATTTTATATAAAAAGCTTGCAATTTATAGAAAAAGGGTGTAACATGTAGAAGTAGTGTTAGGGATCCTTAGCTCAGTTGGTAGAGCAACGGACTCTTAATCCGTGGGTCCAGGGTTCGAGCCCCTGAGGGTCCATCTTAATGTTTATACTTCTCGATTAGGCTAAGACGTTGATGAATCAAGCTTTAAACTAATAAGTAATTTCAATTCAGTGTTTTGAAGCTATCAACGTTGATGGTGATAGGAGAAGATAAAAAGCAGTTATTATTAACTGCTTTTTATTTTCTACTTATTTTTTGTTGCTTAAAAGTTTATGGCAAGTAATATAGAGAGAAAGATAAAATACTCTTTAAGAAAAATTTTATGTTTTCATATAACAAAAATAGTGCTACCAATCTTGAAATTGACTAGCACTATTAGTTAAAAGTATAAACTTTTACAATAATATAAGATAAAATTCACGTCATTCGAGATGCTTTAGTCATCTCTTTTTTACCTATCACAAGCAATTCTCTTTTTAATTATTTGCACGTTATATCAATCGAGAAGCTAATAATGAAGAATTTTATTTATTTTTATGCTTAGCTAAGACACGGGCAGTTTGTGGAAGACCAAAGAGGTTAATAAAGCCTTCAGCGTCATTTTGATTGTAGATGTTGTCTTCGTCAAAAGTAGCCAATTCTTCATTATATAGAGAGAATGGACTTGTAATACCTGCATCAATAATATTTCCTTTATAAAGTTCAAGTGTAACTTCACCGGTAACAGTTTTTTGTGTATAATCCACGAAAGCTTGCATAGCTTGACGAAGAGGAGAGAACCAAAGACCGTTATAAACTAAATCGCCGTATTTAAGCGCAAGATTTTGTTTGTAGTGTTGTGTATCGCGATCGAGAGTCAGTTGCTCAAGTTTTTCATGGGCGTGATAAAGAATTGTTCCACCAGGGGTTTCATAAACGCCACGTGATTTCATACCAATGAGTCGGTTTTCGACAAGATCAAGAATTCCAATACCATTTTCTCCGCCTAATTTGTTTAATTTAGCAATGATATCAATCGGAGATAATTCCTCGCCGTCAATAGCTACAGGATTTCCTTTTTCAAAACGAATGGTTACTTTTTTAGATTTATCGGGTGCTTGTTTTGGAGAAACACCTAATTCAAGAATTTCTTCATATTTTGGTTGATTAGAAGGATTTTCTAAATCTAACCCTTCATGAGAAAGATGCCAAAGATTTTCGTCTTTAGAATAGTTAGTTTCACGTGTAATTGGAAGAGGAATATTATGAGCTTCTGCATAATCGAATTCTTGATCTCTAGATAAAATATCCCATTCTCTCCATGGTGCAATAATAGTTATAGATGGATCAAATTCACGAATTCCTAATTCAAAACGAACTTGGTCGTTTCCTTTACCGGTACATCCGTGAGCGATAGCATCACAGCCTTCTTTATGAGCGATTTCTACCATTTTTTTAGCTATTAGAGGACGAGCAAAAGCTGTTCCAAGTAAATAACTTCCTTCATATTTAGCACCTGCTCGTAAAGAAGGATATATAAAGTCGGTAATGAATTCTTCACGAAGATCTTCAACATAGAGTTTAGAAGCCCCACAATTGAGAGCTTTTTTATGAATAAAATCGAAGTCTTCAATTTGCCCAATATTGGCAGTCATGCCGATAACTTCACAGTTGTTATAATTTTCTTTTAACCAAGCGATAGTAACAGAGGTATCTAATCCTCCAGAATAAGCTAGTAATACTTTCTTTACATTTTCTTTCATAATCTTCACCTCATTTAATGGTAATTAACATTAAATATTAAAGAAATCTGCTAATAAAAAAGTCCCCCTCTTATTAAGAGGCGGACTTGTCCACGGTACCACTCTATTCATCTTTTTACGCGCGCTAAAAAGACGACTTGATGGGATAACGTGACTAGCGCACTTACCTACTTCTTTCAGTAAGCGGTCCAAGCAATGCGGTTCGTAACAGATATTTGGAAACTTTCCACTAACGTTTCTCACTATTCAAACTTAAGTTACTACTCTTTGCTTCTTTGACAGGTTTCTTAAATTGAATATATTATAGAAAACACTCCGGCGAAAGTCAATCCTATTCTTATTAAAAATAAATATGATGTGAAACAATATGAAAAAACTCATACGTTGAAATGAAAGCATTTATTCGTTATTCTTGTAATTACAGGGGAAGGATTGATGAAATGGCAACAATTATTTTAGCTCTATGCGTGGTATTAGCTATCGCTTTTGTAATTTATGGAATTCC includes the following:
- the rpsF gene encoding 30S ribosomal protein S6 encodes the protein MNENATKYEVLYIIRPNIESDAKEALIKRFDDVLTSNGTIITKSEDWQKIRFAYEINDFREGVYHIIECEATDAEGINEFDRLAKINDDILRHMITKVEAE
- the ssb gene encoding single-stranded DNA-binding protein, producing the protein MINNVVLVGRLTRDVDLRYTQSGTAVANFTVACDRNYRNAQGETQTDFISCVMWRKSAENFARFTRKGSLVGIEGTIQTRSYDNQQGQKVYVTEVLANNFSLLESKSVTEQRPSSNNNVIAGGTTNFDGNSYNQPFPNYDQQDSSPNKTNSFNGVADPFSTEDTNPFPSENLSDNNASINIADDDLPF
- the rpsR gene encoding 30S ribosomal protein S18, which gives rise to MVQNRRRGGRRRRKVCFFCANHMDFVDYKDIDLLTRYVSDKGKILPRRVTGTCAKHQRTLTLGIKRARIMALLPFTVSE
- a CDS encoding DHH family phosphoesterase; its protein translation is MEDHKRKINKNKNSQVSFLWSKSAVFVPLVLALLLVISAFGMLMHSNLMIAGLSFLMIVIAGILVYAAFKQAEKAFKEKILTLTEDINSIENEILLQIPLGIILFDDDESIRWMNPYMQNFFKNSEALGNKISEVDDSLFSIYTDLKKESQFTHKGISWENHYLNVGLLQDQHAMYLLDITEYGEIAEIADKNRLVIGNILIDNYDENISGYTDRRKSNVDNFITKQFAAWARKFGSFVKRLDDDRFLLVSTYGKLLKMEEDKFSIIDSIREATLKANFPITISIGVSYQDKLETTPDIGKMNELAQTNLDLALSRGGDQVVVKIENEKARYYGGKTNPMEKRTHVRSRQIAMSIAKMMERNESIFVMGHDYPDMDAIGACLGIRRIAEMNQRKCYIILNESRINHDIEKLLVELRKDENIRNSIISPEMADEMMQASSLLFIVDVHRPSITVAPKLIEKGNGVVVIDHHRKGEEFPENVLLEYIEPYASSTCELITEFFQYQSTSSQSINRIEATTMLVGIIIDSRNFSLRTGSRTFDAASYLKSCGADSIMIQEFLKEDLSDYIKRSQLIENVEIFPPYYGIAIGDDHTVYSTVVAAQAADTLLSMNGIVASFVIYLREDKRVGISARSMGNVNVQTIMEKLGGGGHLSNAATQISGMSVTEAKDALLEVIKGDDSTE
- the rplI gene encoding 50S ribosomal protein L9 yields the protein MKVIFLEDVKGQAKKGEVKEVNAGYAQNFLIKKGLAKQADNAALAALKGKKKAAEKEAAEELDKAKQLKETLEDEKTVVKIIAKGGEDGRLFGSVTSKQIAQALNNQYNINVDRRKIDLPNPIRAFGYRNVPIKLHQKVDAVIRVHVGE
- the dnaB gene encoding replicative DNA helicase → MADDRLIDRIPPQSIEAEQAVLGSVLLDPNVFASVNEFIDAADFYKRAHQLIFNVMLSLNEQQEGIDAITVQNELQKKNMLENIGGADYIYELVASTPTAANAEYYAKIVEGKSLLRKLIHASNKIVESSYGEQSDVTEILDEAEKEILNVSQNRNRTGFQHIGEILNESLDHIEELSKQDQTVTGLASGYPALDRMTAGLHPDELIIIAARPGVGKTAFALNIAQNVATKQNAVVALFSLEMGAESLVNRMLCAEGNIDAGRLRTGQLLDYEWSSLMVAMGALGSSEIYIDDTPGNRMAEIRAKARRLYQDKGNHLDLIVIDYLQLIEGGRRNENRQQEVSDISRQLKKLAKELHVPVIALSQLSRGVEQRQDKRPVLSDIRESGSIEQDADIVAFLYREDYYEREDGEEEKEKEDNNIIEIIIEKNRSGARGTVKLIFTKEYNKFSSVTFREEE